The following is a genomic window from Haliaeetus albicilla chromosome 13, bHalAlb1.1, whole genome shotgun sequence.
TGTCTGTGGATGGGAGCATCTCGCCCGTGTCCATGCCCACGGATGAGACCGTCTTGCAGGAGCATGTGCCGACAGATGGCACCAACTCGTCCAAGTCCACACCCATGGATGAGACCAACTCAACCAAGTCCGTGCCCACGGATGGGAGCATCTCGCATCAACGTGTGCCAAAGGATGGGACCATCTCATCCGAGTCCGTGCCCACGGATGGGAGCATCTCGCATCAACATGTGCCAAAAGATGGGAGCATCTCGCCCAAATCTGTGCCCATGGACTGGAGCATCTCACCCAAGTCCGTGCCCGTGGATGGGAGCATCTCGCAGGAGCACGTGCCCATGGATGGGAGCATCTTGCCCAAGTCCGTGCCCACAGATGGAATCATCTCGCCAGAGGACGTTCCCATGGGTGGGCGCATCTCGCCCAAGGCTCTGACCATGGATTGGACCATCTCGCCCAAGTCGGTGCCCACGGATGGGAGCATCCCACCGGTGCACGTGCCCGTGGACGGGAGCATCTCGCCCAAGTTCACACCCGTGGGTGGGACCACCTCGCCCAAGCGCTGGAACCCCAAATGCGGcgaagaggaagaggaggaggacgaTGAAGATGACGACGGCTGCTCTTCCCGGGAGGAAGACGCCGAGGAAGAGGAAgatctggaggaggaggagcccCACTTCCACACCAACCCCCTCTTCCAGAGCCGGGTGCTGGCACCCACGGGTGCCCACCGCGTGCCCCTCTACCGGCCCCACGGTGCCGCCCTGCAGCCGCTGCTCATCACCGAGGGGGACGATGGCacggggggcaccggggggagaccggggtgccccccccccaccaggacccccccaccccttggGTGCCGCCCGGCAGGAGGGGACGTCGGCAGCACCACGGAGCGGGGTGAGTGCGGGGACCCCCCAaccttgggggttttttggggggggggcactaaTGCTGATGGGGACCCCCTCCCCGGCTCTGTCTtctccccccccaggacccccccgaCCCCCAGGCCTGACGCTCTCCGACCCCCGGGATCTGCCCCCGGgatctgggaccccccccagatCCCTATGGCTGCAGCCAGAATGGGGGTACTgggacccccccggaccccTGGCCCCACTGGAGCTTACCCCACAGGGGGGTgaccaggacccccccagccccagttACCCCCCAGATGTGGCCCCAGGAGGGGGAGACCAGGATCTGCCCCTCCCCAGgcccctgacccccccaaagCCACCCCTGGGAGGGGGGTAccggacccccccaccccccccagatTTGCCCCAAGGAGGGGGATACCAGAAACCTCCAACCCCCCCATATCAGCCCATGGGAGGGGGGTACCAGCCACCCCCCAGTCCCCCAAGCCCCCTCgatttcccccagcccccccccagccccccatatcagcccatgggaggggggtaccagccccctcccagccccccaagccccctcgatttcccccagcccccccccagccccccataTCAGCCCATAGGAGGGGGGtaccagcccccccccagccccccaaaccccctcgatttcccccagcccccccccagccccccataTCAGCCCATAGGAGGGGGGTACCAGCCCCCCCCTAgtcccccaaaccccctcaatttcccccagctcccccccggccccccatATCAGCCCATGGGAGGGGGGTACCAGCCCCCCCCGgaccacccccagcccccctccccactctcctccctgccaccaCGGGGTCCCCCAGGACTGGGGGTTATcaggggggcctgggggggccCCCCTGTACCAGGACACGGCTGTGCCTGGCTGTTGGCGTCCCCGGACGCTTCCTGCCCGGGGGGGGAAGTGGTGCagggcccccccctccccgccaccccATCACCGCACCCCGCCATGGAGGAGCTGCCCCCCGAGATGGGCGAGGAGCCCCCGCCGGACCCCCCcgccagcacccatgggtgagGGACACCGGCACCGGCCACGTGgcctccccagcaccctccgTCCCACGTGGGCGTCCCCccccctctttcctctgtcCCCCCCCGGTCCCGTCCTAAAGCCCTCTCTGTCCCTCCCAGACCCCCCCCATCCAtctgcccccccaaaccctctcccagcccccctgcatccccctgccAGACCCCTGTCTGTGCCCGCTGACCCCCCTCTCTCTGTCTGTCCCCGCCCCGCACCCACCGGTTCCCCAGacccctgcctgtcccccccagacccccatctGCCCCCCATCCCCCATCCATGCCCCCCCAGAACCCTGTCTGctcccccaaacctccccccAGGAtttcctccccccagcccccaaatcCTGTCTGTCCGTCTGCCCCCCAGACTTCTATCTGTCCGTCCATCCCTCCCggaaccccacgccccccaccccccccattCCCTCCCCCCAAGCCCCCCTCATCCCCCTattcccccccaaacccctccatccccccccaagcccccccatcccctcccagaGCTGTACCAGCCAGCagggcagagttaaggggatcccccccagcactggctgaccccccaaacccctgtcCGCTCTGTCCGTCTGTCCCCCAACcaccccccagacccctgtccacccccccaagaccccttctacccccccagaccccctccATTcctccccaaccccccccattccttccccccatcccactcccACAGCCACACCAGCAAGCAGGGCAGAGTTaacgggacccccccccccagcactgtcTGACCCCCCCACCTCGTTGttgtcccccccacctccaggTGCCCGCCGGGGGGGTCAGCGGTGACACCGGCGCTGGCAAACGGGGGACAGGGACGACAGGGGGAGGCGCAGCGTTTGGCCGCCCGCCTCTTCCACCTCGACGGCTTCAAGAAGTCCCAGGTGGCCGCGTTCCTCCGCAAAAAGTAAGgatgggggacacacacacccccacacatCCTTTAGGGGGGGTCCCCTGggtttggggaccccccctcaAGCTCATGTCGTGTCGCCTCCAGCAATGATTTCAGCGGGATGGTGGCCCAGGAGTACCTGGACTTCTTCCAGTTTGGTGGCCAGACGCTGGACCAGGCGCTCAGGTAGTGATGGGAGggggcttggttttttttttggggggggggcaaaggtataccaccccccccccaatcgATAGCATGGCTGGGATCTGCTGGTGGGGGAGAGATGGGGCTCTTGGAGTTTTGGGGGAGGAGAGatttggggtggtttgggggctGTTGGTGTCAGggggggcaggtttggggtttgctGGGGTCCAGGAAGGCAGATTTAGGGTGTTTTGGGGCTAGGGGGGTAAATCTGGCACATTTTggggccaggaggggcagatttggggtgttttggggtcTGGGAGAAGATTTGGGGTCTCAGAGTCGGGGGGGGGagatttgtggggttttgggaTCCAGGGAGGCAgatttggggtgttttggggcTGGGGATCAGATTTGGGGGCTCTCAGCCTCTCTTGGAGTCCAGGAGGGTAATTTTGGGGTCTGCCAGGGTCTACAGAGACTGATGTGGGGGCTGTCAGCCTTGGAGGGGGCAGATGTGGAGTAATTTGGGGTCCATCAGGgtgctgggatggggggaggCACAACAGCAGGGTCTGTTGGAgtctgggggggtcccggctCTGGGGGGTGGATTTGAGCTCttttggggtcctgggggagGGTCTGTAGGTTTGGGGGAGGGCAGATTTGGGGTCTATAGGATTGGGGGGGCAGATTTGGGATCCACCAGGCTCTAGACGAGGGGAAAGTTGGGGTCTGCGGGGAGTGGATTATAGGGGCAGAGGGGCAGCCAGAGTCTGGGGAGGGGTTcctgggggaaagggggggattaggtgttttggggggtcctgCTGCCATCGTGGGGGGGCCCCCCCAGGTCCTTCCTGCAGGCGCTGGTGCTGACGGGCGAGACGCAGGAGCGCGAGCGCATCCTCGGCCACTTCTCCCGGCGTTACCATCACTGCAACCCTGGTGCCTTCCCCTCCCCGGGTGAGACCCTACGAGGGAGGGGGGAGCACCCCTAGGGCCCCCCCGCCAACCCCAaactgtgcctcagtttccccacccatcccctcccagtgctttgGGGCATCCCCAGCTGCACCCACTGGGGTTCACTGTAACGGGTGTCCtcacctgggggggggacacccccaccctgaccccccccatgTCCACCCCCCCAGATGCCGTGCACTCCCTGACGTGTGCCATCATGCTGCTGAACACCGACCTCCACGGGCAGGTAAGGAAAGGGGGAGGACCCCAAAAATCCACACCCTGCATTTTTGGGGtgctttggggggggtgtgtaaAATTATGGGGGGGGGGTCGAGGGGGCACCCATACACCCACCCCACTCCCACAGCGCCTCGGCCGTGCCATGACCAGCGCCGAATTTGTGGCCAACCTGAGCGGGATGATGGACGGGCAGGATTTCCCCAGGGAGCAGCTGAAggtatttttggggggggcgtAGTTTGTGAGTCTGGAAAAgggtgggggggcaccccccTGGACCCTCCCTGAACCCcactttccccccccctccccgcaggcTCTATACGGCTCCATCCGCAATGAGAAGCTGGCGTGGGCAGAGTGAGTATGGggtt
Proteins encoded in this region:
- the LOC138688420 gene encoding uncharacterized protein, which translates into the protein MEPAGTGTTTTTTTTTTAITAAAAGVLAAQDAIVFSGTGAEGVTPAAAAPAAAPAGTDVFWASLVRAQLCVQELQGAIEGRPDGDDRDRTSRDVWHHGHGAAAATAAPSVSCRCRSLGSTGESVSHQHVPTDGSVSPEFVPADGSSSHERRGLGSTYENFFRASTGGSISQEHRGHGPTDGSISPESTPLDESIFRKHRGHGSAHESIFRVPTDGTVSPKSVPMGGSVFHEHQGCGIAYESISHVSMGGSVSNEHCVPTDGNISPRSMSVDGSISPVSMPTDETVLQEHVPTDGTNSSKSTPMDETNSTKSVPTDGSISHQRVPKDGTISSESVPTDGSISHQHVPKDGSISPKSVPMDWSISPKSVPVDGSISQEHVPMDGSILPKSVPTDGIISPEDVPMGGRISPKALTMDWTISPKSVPTDGSIPPVHVPVDGSISPKFTPVGGTTSPKRWNPKCGEEEEEEDDEDDDGCSSREEDAEEEEDLEEEEPHFHTNPLFQSRVLAPTGAHRVPLYRPHGAALQPLLITEGDDGTGGTGGRPGCPPPTRTPPPLGCRPAGGDVGSTTERGPPRPPGLTLSDPRDLPPGSGTPPRSLWLQPEWGYWDPPGPLAPLELTPQGGDQDPPSPSYPPDVAPGGGDQDLPLPRPLTPPKPPLGGGYRTPPPPPDLPQGGGYQKPPTPPYQPMGGGYQPPPSPPSPLDFPQPPPSPPYQPMGGGYQPPPSPPSPLDFPQPPPSPPYQPIGGGPPPAPHISP